Genomic window (Pontibacillus halophilus JSM 076056 = DSM 19796):
TGTCGTTAGCTATTTTATTTGGATCGGTCGGGTTAACATCTTCAGCTCTGCTACAAGGTCTTGGGACGACGTTGTTGCCCGCTGCTATTGTGCTTATTGCATTCGTCCTGAAGTGTGTAGGAAATAGTATCGCCGTTCCGCTATGGGGGATTACTGGAGCTGCTGTTAGCTCGACTGGGGCTATGGCAATTATATGTATAGCGAATCTGGTAGCATTGCGAACAAAGTTGAAGCGTTCCCTTCCCATTATGAACCTTCGATTGATTGGAATCGTGTTCGTTGCAGTTCTGGCTTTGGTCGTTTCTGTTCACACATCTTTGTTCTTATATCGGGAAATGTTTCCTGTGAAACAACGCTTAGATTACATCGGTTACACCTTTGTACCTGTACTAGTTGGAGCCCTTACATATATCATTGCTTTAATACGAGGGGGAGCCTTTACAGACGAACTTCTTGAGCAATTCCCCCTCCAATCGTTAATATCGAAACTAAAGAAATAGGAGGTCTTGTCATGAGCCACATTACGATTATTGGTCTTGGTGGTGGAGATTTAGATCAGCTCTCGTTACGTAGTTATCGCACGCTAACGAAGCACGAAGGAAAGGTCTACACCCGAACAATAGACCATCCATTAATTCCGGAGTTAGAAAAAGAAGGAGTCGCCTTTCAATCATTTGATACAGTCTACGAGAAGCATGACGATTTCCAGTCTGTATACGAAGAAATTACGAGTTCTCTCATACAGGTAGCCGAAGAGGAACCGGTACTTTATACAGTACCTGGCCATCCAATGTTGGCAGAACAATCGGTGCAATTATTGTTAGCTGCTCAGCAGGAAGGGAAGGTTGAGATCCAGATTTCAGGGGGACAAAGTTACTTGGACGATACGTTTTCTGCTTTAGGGATTGATCCGATTGAAGGATTTCAATTTATGGACGGTACATCGTTCAATCGCAATGCAATTGAACATCGACACCATACAATCTTCTGCCAGGTCTATGATGAAATGATTGCATCGGCCGTTAAGTTGGAATTAATGGAAGACCTATCTCCGGATACGAGCGTCTACATCGTGAATGCAGCGGGGTCTTCCATGGAAGAAATTATTGAGGTGCCGCTTCATGAATTAGACCGTAGCGTTAAATTAAGTAACTTAACGAGCGTATATGTTCCACCAGTTTCGGAGGAGACGCTTAACCATCAATTCTTCCGATTGCGCGATACAATTGCAACACTCCGTGGACCAGAAGGCTGTCCATGGGATAAAGAGCAGACACACGAAAGTCTACGTCCTTATCTTATCGAAGAGGCCTATGAATTTATTGATGCAGTTGTCAATGAAGATGATGAGAATATGATTGAAGAGTTAGGCGACTTGCTCTTGCAAATCATGTTACACAGTCAAATAGGAGAAGATGAAGGATTTTTCTCCATTGATGACGTAATTCTATCCATTACAGATAAAATGATACGCCGGCACCCACACGTGTTTGGAGAGGTTGCGGTTGAATCATCTGAAGATGTTGTGAGCAACTGGGATGAGATTAAACGCCAAGAAAAAGAGGAGAGGATGTCTGCTCTTGATGGTGTGGAGGAATCATCTCCACAGTTGCTTCGCTCGAAAGAGTTACAGAAGAAAGCGAAGAAAGTAGGATTTGATTGGGATGATCCAACTCCGATTTGGGAGAAGATTGAGGAGGAGCTTGAGGAATTTCGTCAAAGCCTTCAGAACGAGAGTGCAAACGCGCAGGAGTTAGAATTTGGAGACGTCCTATTTGCACTCGTGAATCTAGCAAGATACTATAAAATCAATCCTGAACTAGCACTTAGACAAACCAATGCCAAATTTGAACGACGCTTTCGAGAAATGGAAATCATGATTCAAGGAACGGGGCAGTCTCTCGAATCAATGACGTTATCAGAGCTTGACGCATACTGGGAGAAAGCAAAAATGAAGGAAAGAAATGAGGACTAGCATATGAGGTTAGATAAATTCTTAAAGATATCTCGATTAATTAAACGACGCACGTTGGCTAAAGAAGTAGCGCAACAGGGGCGTATTCACATTAACGGGAATGTAGCGAAAGCTTCCTCTGAAATTGAGGTTGGCGATGAACTTTCCATTCGCTTTGGACAAAAACAGTTGACGATTGAAATTGTTTCGATAAGAGAAAATGTAAGAAAAGAAGAAGCACAGTCGTTGTACAAAGTGCTTAAAGAGGAAGAAGTGTAAGAGGGAAGAGGTCGTCAGCGGACGGCCTCTTTTTCTATGTTCTATTCCTGCTCTTCATCTCATAAATTAATAACGATTATGGGAGAGGGGTGGAAGAATGGAGTATGGAATAGACCAGCAATCTCGTGGACAAGCCGAACACCACGTTAAGATGAATAATCGTAGAAATTTAGAGATAACCGGTGTGAAAGAAGTAGACAGCTTTGATGCGGAAGAGTTTCTCCTGCAGACAACAATGGGGTACCTCGTTATTCGGGGACAGAACCTACAAATGAAGAACTTAGATGTGGAAGAAGGGATCGTTTCAATCAAAGGAAAGGTGTACGAGCTTTCCTATCTCGATGAACAGAGTGGGGAGAAAGCTAAAGG
Coding sequences:
- the mazG gene encoding nucleoside triphosphate pyrophosphohydrolase, with the protein product MSHITIIGLGGGDLDQLSLRSYRTLTKHEGKVYTRTIDHPLIPELEKEGVAFQSFDTVYEKHDDFQSVYEEITSSLIQVAEEEPVLYTVPGHPMLAEQSVQLLLAAQQEGKVEIQISGGQSYLDDTFSALGIDPIEGFQFMDGTSFNRNAIEHRHHTIFCQVYDEMIASAVKLELMEDLSPDTSVYIVNAAGSSMEEIIEVPLHELDRSVKLSNLTSVYVPPVSEETLNHQFFRLRDTIATLRGPEGCPWDKEQTHESLRPYLIEEAYEFIDAVVNEDDENMIEELGDLLLQIMLHSQIGEDEGFFSIDDVILSITDKMIRRHPHVFGEVAVESSEDVVSNWDEIKRQEKEERMSALDGVEESSPQLLRSKELQKKAKKVGFDWDDPTPIWEKIEEELEEFRQSLQNESANAQELEFGDVLFALVNLARYYKINPELALRQTNAKFERRFREMEIMIQGTGQSLESMTLSELDAYWEKAKMKERNED
- a CDS encoding RNA-binding S4 domain-containing protein, whose translation is MRLDKFLKISRLIKRRTLAKEVAQQGRIHINGNVAKASSEIEVGDELSIRFGQKQLTIEIVSIRENVRKEEAQSLYKVLKEEEV
- the yabP gene encoding sporulation protein YabP — translated: MEYGIDQQSRGQAEHHVKMNNRRNLEITGVKEVDSFDAEEFLLQTTMGYLVIRGQNLQMKNLDVEEGIVSIKGKVYELSYLDEQSGEKAKGFFSKMFK